From the Pseudoalteromonas tunicata genome, one window contains:
- the recD gene encoding exodeoxyribonuclease V subunit alpha, with protein MLAQLIADEKVTQLDIQLAQLLVKDSNDPVFYVVLLLSQYNARQHTCLPLAQVDWSNPFMLETPVPLFASYEHCLTALRDHPVVGEGKPLLLFAERLYFARYAEYEQILANKLHSLAKRALKLDESRLAQLLDQYFGTTPTLDWQKIACAMAVQNAFCVISGGPGTGKTTTVTKLLAILQSLYLAAPLSIKLVAPTGKAAARLSESIRDAKQKLELAPNLNAVIPEQAQTIHRLLGVIPQSNKYRHNSHNPLHLDLLIVDEASMVDLALMAKLVEAMPEHGRLILLGDKDQLTSVDTGNVLADICQDLVLGVQPFYSEARVLQLNKLCHQGQHTALQAKQSDYVLADNIAFLQHSHRFDEKSGIGQLAKAVNSNDKQLLQEIKAFGYPELAFYDLTNEYKAMIIRCAEAYSQYLALIKQGASPQEVHDAFLQYQLLAAVREGNYGVNKLNSKIEAQLARMGLISPSHRHYVGMPLMISQNDYQLKLFNGDIGIIMPDDDGQLKAVFMSEGGSTRSFYPARLPAHEKVYAMTIHKSQGSEFLHTVMILPPMQQAKIGVNRQLVYTGITRAKKRFDLIAQPQVLQLAMNKMLTRSSGLYQRLQQS; from the coding sequence ATGTTGGCGCAACTAATAGCAGACGAAAAAGTCACGCAACTGGATATTCAATTAGCCCAGTTGTTAGTTAAAGATAGCAATGACCCAGTTTTTTATGTGGTGTTGCTACTGAGTCAATACAATGCGCGCCAGCATACTTGTTTACCTTTGGCACAGGTTGATTGGTCAAATCCGTTTATGCTCGAAACGCCAGTACCTTTATTTGCAAGCTATGAGCATTGTTTAACGGCACTGCGTGATCATCCTGTTGTAGGTGAAGGCAAGCCACTGCTTTTATTTGCTGAGCGTTTGTACTTTGCTCGTTATGCAGAATATGAACAAATATTAGCAAATAAACTCCATAGCTTAGCAAAACGTGCGCTTAAACTCGACGAAAGCCGCTTAGCGCAATTGCTTGATCAGTATTTTGGCACAACACCAACCCTAGATTGGCAAAAAATAGCCTGTGCAATGGCGGTACAGAATGCTTTTTGTGTCATCAGCGGAGGCCCAGGCACCGGAAAAACCACGACAGTGACTAAATTGCTAGCGATACTGCAATCACTTTATTTGGCAGCGCCACTGAGTATTAAGTTGGTGGCACCCACAGGAAAAGCGGCTGCGCGGCTCAGTGAGTCAATTCGTGATGCAAAACAAAAACTCGAACTGGCGCCCAATTTAAATGCCGTTATTCCTGAGCAAGCACAAACGATCCATCGATTACTTGGGGTGATCCCACAGTCGAATAAATATCGCCATAACAGCCACAATCCGTTGCATTTAGATTTACTGATTGTTGATGAAGCGTCGATGGTCGACTTAGCGTTAATGGCAAAGCTGGTTGAAGCAATGCCAGAGCATGGTCGTTTGATTTTACTCGGTGATAAAGACCAACTTACCTCGGTTGATACCGGTAATGTACTGGCTGATATTTGCCAAGATTTAGTCCTTGGTGTGCAACCTTTTTACAGTGAAGCTCGGGTATTGCAGCTGAATAAATTGTGTCATCAGGGCCAACACACTGCGCTGCAAGCAAAACAGAGTGATTATGTGCTTGCCGATAATATTGCTTTTTTACAACACAGCCATCGCTTTGATGAAAAAAGCGGCATTGGGCAATTAGCTAAAGCGGTTAACAGCAATGACAAACAGCTGCTGCAAGAGATTAAAGCCTTTGGTTACCCTGAACTGGCATTTTATGATTTAACCAATGAATATAAAGCGATGATCATTCGCTGCGCCGAGGCTTATTCACAGTATTTAGCGCTTATTAAACAAGGTGCAAGCCCTCAAGAGGTGCATGATGCTTTTTTACAATATCAGCTCTTGGCCGCAGTGCGCGAAGGCAATTATGGCGTTAACAAACTCAACAGTAAAATCGAAGCACAATTAGCACGCATGGGACTTATCAGCCCATCACATCGGCACTATGTTGGCATGCCGCTAATGATCAGCCAGAACGATTATCAGCTTAAATTATTTAATGGCGATATTGGCATCATCATGCCCGATGATGACGGCCAGCTAAAAGCTGTGTTTATGAGTGAAGGGGGCAGTACCCGCAGTTTTTATCCGGCTCGTTTACCCGCCCATGAAAAAGTCTATGCCATGACAATCCACAAATCACAAGGCTCTGAATTTTTGCATACTGTAATGATCTTACCGCCAATGCAGCAAGCAAAAATAGGAGTCAATCGCCAATTAGTGTACACAGGCATCACTCGAGCTAAAAAACGCTTTGATTTAATCGCTCAGCCTCAAGTATTACAACTGGCAATGAACAAAATGCTCACTCGCAGCTCTGGGTTATATCAGCGTTTGCAACAGAGCTAA
- a CDS encoding pentapeptide repeat-containing protein, with the protein MIEKPKCKYCTPDNEQCQELDMGTGFCFWHDEKFDKSGLELKDKLERYAKNGGLLQGLKLKRANLAGLNLVRRGSKEGYDLSYCDFYRANLSGAHLFNTKMIGTSLMKADLRDANLHCCKLQHANLLGIKLFGARIDNMHIGSHLQQEIAAKEAHHQGHHHEALDLYEQSEEIYRDLRKAAEHQGLFELAGNFTHKEMTMRRYQNPRGSKRRVISKFIDLLCGYGEKPTNVIFFSLSLIFIAAIAYYFLGVNFQDQVIHFSIDQNIEQNVFAFLNCLYFSVVTFTTLGYGDITPLGFSRLIAAIEAFCGSFTLALFVVVFVKKMTR; encoded by the coding sequence ATGATTGAAAAACCTAAATGCAAATATTGCACCCCAGATAACGAACAATGCCAAGAACTTGATATGGGCACTGGTTTTTGTTTTTGGCATGACGAAAAATTTGATAAAAGTGGGCTTGAACTCAAAGATAAACTCGAACGTTATGCTAAAAATGGCGGTTTGCTACAAGGTTTAAAGTTAAAACGCGCTAATTTAGCGGGTCTTAATTTAGTACGACGTGGTTCTAAAGAAGGTTATGACTTATCTTATTGTGACTTTTATCGCGCCAATTTGTCTGGCGCGCATTTATTTAATACCAAAATGATTGGCACCTCCTTAATGAAAGCCGACTTACGAGATGCCAACTTACACTGTTGCAAATTGCAACACGCTAACTTGTTAGGAATTAAGCTCTTTGGCGCACGCATTGATAACATGCACATTGGTAGCCATCTGCAACAAGAAATTGCGGCAAAAGAGGCGCATCATCAAGGTCATCATCATGAAGCGCTCGATTTATATGAACAATCTGAAGAAATTTATCGCGATTTACGCAAAGCAGCCGAGCATCAAGGTTTATTTGAACTGGCAGGTAATTTTACCCATAAAGAAATGACCATGCGTCGCTACCAAAATCCGCGAGGGTCAAAACGCAGGGTTATATCGAAATTTATAGATTTGTTATGCGGTTATGGTGAAAAACCAACCAATGTAATCTTCTTTTCGCTCTCACTTATTTTTATAGCCGCGATTGCCTATTACTTTTTAGGAGTCAATTTTCAAGATCAAGTGATTCACTTTTCGATTGATCAAAACATAGAACAAAATGTGTTTGCTTTCCTCAATTGTCTCTATTTTAGCGTTGTTACTTTCACCACCTTAGGTTATGGCGATATTACCCCTCTTGGTTTTTCCCGCTTAATTGCTGCTATTGAGGCGTTTTGTGGCAGTTTTACCTTGGCATTATTTGTAGTGGTTTTTGTGAAAAAAATGACACGATAA
- a CDS encoding phosphoethanolamine transferase — translation MTLKKYFPTLFVLAAFYCFALLPEHIYHLLNSNYLATQSIKSSAISLVLMTVLAFCAQRLLVITLLAIFTLLQTGQLMYFHYFGGFYSAFDVMLLSKELTDALIGFLDVALFLMVPALLSLSFAGFAFWVYQRFHLQLPRSRYCGYALVILLLLPLGQAFSVNSSQKFQPNISQSALKNGLFSFSYLIAYNSKTALGLLPPAKEYQAYQLSQHAPVDANIVVIMGESFSRYNLSLFDYERDTTPNLNALKDKPEFFYRPSLSSAVSTRVSLALFFNTVYEPDNMAHLQSMHTSLFKLAKHSGYNTHYITTQKNAGGLTYSFSLSDVDTWMDDDHLTDFEGQYDNRLLLALDKLKLDYQQPQFITLHMRSTHAPYVDNYPAEEAVYPVDKNDYQNYMRNSYDNSVHYTEKQIADIYQFFENTGRPTYIFFTSDHGELTGQSGRYGHNMVDLDIAQVPFLFYGPHLEQSAISNLAAELGCMPNHYHISKEIAKLLGFSIHNPNEVADTYYLNGTSVFGEAGYQQYTLSDLSDQWCASPSEHTK, via the coding sequence ATGACCCTAAAAAAATATTTCCCTACCTTATTCGTTCTGGCTGCTTTTTATTGTTTTGCGCTTCTTCCTGAACATATTTATCACCTTCTTAACAGTAACTATTTAGCCACTCAAAGTATAAAAAGCAGCGCCATTAGCCTAGTACTGATGACAGTATTGGCTTTTTGCGCTCAACGTCTGTTGGTTATTACCTTATTGGCGATTTTTACGCTGCTGCAAACGGGTCAGTTAATGTATTTTCATTATTTTGGCGGATTTTATAGTGCTTTTGATGTGATGTTATTGAGCAAAGAGTTAACTGATGCATTAATTGGCTTTTTAGATGTTGCTCTTTTTTTAATGGTGCCTGCGCTGCTGAGTTTAAGCTTTGCTGGGTTTGCTTTTTGGGTTTACCAGCGTTTTCACCTGCAATTACCTCGCTCTCGCTACTGTGGTTATGCCTTAGTGATATTATTACTGTTACCACTTGGCCAAGCTTTTAGCGTCAATTCGTCGCAAAAATTTCAACCTAATATCAGCCAATCAGCGCTCAAAAATGGTTTATTTTCATTTTCCTATTTAATTGCCTATAACAGCAAAACAGCCCTCGGTTTGTTGCCACCCGCAAAAGAATACCAAGCATATCAGCTCAGCCAGCATGCGCCGGTGGATGCAAATATTGTGGTGATCATGGGGGAAAGTTTTAGTCGTTATAACTTAAGCTTATTTGATTACGAACGTGATACCACGCCAAATTTAAACGCACTTAAAGATAAACCTGAGTTTTTTTATCGCCCTTCGTTATCAAGTGCGGTATCAACTCGCGTTTCATTAGCGCTCTTTTTTAATACTGTGTATGAGCCTGATAACATGGCGCATTTGCAATCTATGCATACCTCATTGTTTAAATTAGCCAAACACAGCGGCTACAATACCCACTATATCACCACGCAAAAAAATGCCGGTGGTTTAACGTATTCGTTTTCACTCAGTGATGTCGATACTTGGATGGATGATGACCATTTAACTGATTTTGAAGGCCAATACGATAATCGCTTATTACTGGCACTTGATAAACTTAAACTTGATTATCAACAGCCTCAATTTATTACGTTACATATGCGCAGCACCCATGCGCCTTATGTTGATAATTACCCAGCCGAAGAAGCTGTATATCCGGTAGATAAAAACGACTATCAAAACTATATGCGCAATTCCTATGATAATTCAGTGCATTACACAGAAAAACAAATTGCTGATATTTATCAATTTTTTGAAAATACGGGCCGACCAACTTATATCTTTTTTACCTCAGATCATGGTGAGCTTACCGGCCAAAGTGGCCGTTATGGTCACAACATGGTGGATTTAGATATCGCCCAAGTGCCATTTTTATTTTATGGCCCACATTTAGAGCAAAGTGCAATTAGCAATCTTGCAGCTGAGCTAGGCTGCATGCCAAACCATTATCATATCAGTAAAGAAATCGCCAAATTATTGGGCTTTAGCATTCACAATCCAAATGAAGTTGCAGATACCTATTACCTTAATGGTACCTCTGTATTTGGTGAAGCCGGATATCAGCAATACACCCTCTCTGATCTTAGCGATCAGTGGTGTGCTTCACCTTCTGAACATACAAAGTAA
- the recB gene encoding exodeoxyribonuclease V subunit beta — protein MQGLNPITMPLKGVSLIEASAGTGKTYTITALYLRHLLGLQVAGQTGVPLTVEQILVVTFTEAATAEIKDRVRKRIILARDALMGGDCDDAVVQAILSEVSETKMAFALLDAAAKSMDDAAIFTIHGFCQRMLKQHAFESGVAFNLTFIMDQSELLTEALKDYWRTFVYGLTKERTAHVLAYFPAPERLYKKVAALLSRSGAKIQPQINLDEVWQWQEQYLSLLARFKIDYLKSDFAAAILNSDLKKTKPAAKAPNLELLLAFCQSEQTVFEFGSDKKSFEIWAADNFLDPEMYKKGGKTFSHPLCQVFTELSELQQKLTFGMPIAIAQQATKWVSAALSTKKQEQRLISPDDLLTQLHHALFSDGGDTLASQIAADFPVAMIDEFQDTDPIQYGIFSQIFNRESCAFTMIGDPKQAIYGFRGADIFTYINAKHQVSTEQQYTLGKNWRSSTGIVNSVNALFNHHDNSFIFNQDIPFLAVEAQGKTAEQALYLDGKAVTAFEFCVLEHDAPVTSKAYAMPRLAAHFSDKIATLLQQAQAGRATIGSHAVQAADICVLVRDRNEASFIKEALSKQGIASVYLSRDGVLQSPLALHLLNFLTALHGQYDESAYRGVLAGPLFNLNYQQIYQLAENEQTWQQYLALFSELSDIWYKKGAMAMLELLLMRNNLAGLWQAMGLPVERWLTDFRHLAEILQQKQLELEGSLRLVRWFAQNIIDTSKESAQLRLESDAKLVKIVTMHASKGLEYPLVFMPFAVGFREASEQIYHQDGELVYNLIKDDASQQLAEKERLAEDLRLLYVALTRPVHQCFIGMYNIAVGNSKSMTIQRTALGHLLFAGQTLTSATDWHQLLNAFAAAHSADMAVSYFAETDSKISLSDELTVPNYERKLFTGKIERNWRLTSFSALSYNQASEHITPGFEDESHELDWLGEEQSNELNQFSFPRGARAGSCLHAIFEEIDFQHPDTHPSDPSKNLGAVVEQQLQKYSIEPHWQLVAEQWIKRVLSTPLDADGLSLNKLGAQQCLIEMEFYLPFERLDATGINQVLDSVASESVFKHNLKFETIQGMLKGFIDLIFEWQGKYYVLDYKSNHLGELASDYQQSNMEEVMQSHHYHLQYLLYSVALHRLLKTRLADYDIEQHLGGVYYLFLRGMGEGEGIYFKKIAKEIILQLDRMFEQATLEVTY, from the coding sequence ATGCAGGGGCTTAATCCAATCACCATGCCGCTTAAGGGCGTATCACTTATTGAAGCCAGCGCAGGCACCGGTAAAACTTACACAATTACTGCTTTGTATTTGCGCCATTTATTGGGTTTACAAGTAGCTGGTCAAACAGGTGTGCCACTTACGGTAGAACAAATTTTAGTGGTGACTTTTACCGAAGCAGCGACAGCTGAAATCAAAGACCGCGTGCGTAAACGCATTATTCTTGCCCGTGATGCCTTGATGGGCGGCGACTGTGATGATGCCGTGGTACAAGCAATTTTAAGTGAAGTCAGTGAGACTAAAATGGCCTTTGCCTTGTTAGATGCGGCGGCAAAATCCATGGATGATGCGGCTATTTTTACTATTCATGGGTTTTGCCAGCGGATGCTAAAACAACATGCGTTTGAATCGGGTGTTGCATTTAATCTCACGTTTATTATGGATCAGTCCGAATTGCTGACTGAAGCACTTAAAGATTATTGGCGTACGTTTGTTTATGGCTTAACAAAAGAGCGCACTGCGCATGTACTTGCGTATTTTCCCGCGCCTGAACGTTTATATAAAAAAGTGGCGGCGTTGTTATCACGTAGTGGCGCTAAGATACAGCCGCAAATTAATCTTGATGAGGTCTGGCAATGGCAAGAACAGTATTTGTCTTTGTTAGCCCGCTTTAAAATAGACTATTTAAAGTCTGATTTTGCAGCGGCTATCTTAAATTCTGACCTTAAAAAAACCAAACCAGCGGCTAAAGCGCCTAATCTTGAGCTGTTATTGGCATTTTGCCAAAGTGAACAAACTGTATTTGAATTTGGCTCAGATAAAAAATCATTTGAAATTTGGGCCGCTGATAACTTTTTAGACCCTGAGATGTATAAAAAGGGCGGTAAAACCTTTAGCCATCCTTTATGTCAGGTGTTTACCGAGCTCAGTGAGCTGCAACAAAAGCTCACTTTTGGCATGCCCATCGCAATCGCTCAACAAGCAACTAAGTGGGTGAGTGCGGCATTAAGCACCAAAAAACAAGAGCAGCGCCTAATCAGCCCCGATGATTTATTAACCCAATTACACCACGCCTTATTTAGCGATGGGGGCGATACTTTGGCAAGTCAAATTGCGGCGGATTTTCCGGTTGCGATGATTGACGAATTTCAAGATACCGACCCAATTCAATACGGTATTTTTAGCCAAATATTTAACCGAGAAAGCTGCGCTTTTACCATGATAGGTGATCCAAAACAGGCTATTTATGGCTTTCGCGGCGCGGATATTTTTACCTATATTAATGCAAAACATCAGGTATCGACCGAGCAGCAATACACCTTAGGTAAAAATTGGCGCTCAAGCACAGGCATAGTCAATAGCGTTAATGCCTTGTTTAATCATCACGATAATAGCTTTATTTTTAATCAAGACATTCCATTTTTAGCGGTTGAAGCACAAGGTAAAACTGCAGAACAAGCACTGTATCTTGACGGTAAAGCAGTGACTGCGTTTGAGTTTTGTGTGCTTGAACATGATGCGCCTGTCACCAGTAAAGCTTATGCCATGCCAAGATTGGCCGCACATTTTAGCGATAAAATAGCCACCTTGTTGCAACAAGCGCAAGCAGGGCGTGCCACGATTGGCAGCCATGCTGTTCAGGCGGCAGATATTTGTGTGCTGGTGCGAGACCGAAATGAAGCGTCGTTTATTAAAGAGGCGTTAAGCAAGCAGGGGATTGCCAGTGTGTATTTATCCCGCGATGGTGTCTTACAAAGCCCACTGGCTTTGCATTTATTAAACTTTTTAACCGCCTTACATGGTCAATATGATGAGTCAGCTTATCGTGGGGTTTTAGCGGGCCCTTTATTTAATTTAAATTATCAACAAATCTACCAATTGGCAGAAAATGAACAAACGTGGCAGCAATATTTAGCCCTTTTTAGCGAATTGAGCGATATCTGGTACAAAAAAGGCGCCATGGCGATGCTTGAATTATTGCTGATGCGTAATAATTTGGCGGGTTTATGGCAAGCAATGGGGCTGCCAGTTGAACGTTGGTTAACGGATTTTCGCCATCTTGCTGAAATTTTGCAGCAAAAGCAGTTAGAACTTGAAGGGAGTTTACGGTTAGTACGATGGTTTGCACAAAATATTATCGATACCAGTAAAGAAAGTGCGCAACTTAGGCTTGAAAGTGACGCTAAATTAGTAAAAATTGTTACCATGCATGCATCAAAAGGATTGGAATATCCTTTGGTTTTTATGCCATTTGCGGTTGGCTTTCGTGAAGCATCTGAGCAAATTTATCATCAAGATGGTGAACTTGTTTACAATCTTATTAAAGACGATGCCAGTCAGCAACTTGCCGAAAAAGAGCGTTTAGCCGAAGACTTACGCTTATTGTATGTAGCCTTAACTCGCCCAGTGCATCAGTGCTTTATTGGCATGTATAACATTGCGGTGGGCAATAGTAAAAGCATGACAATTCAACGTACAGCCTTAGGCCATTTGTTGTTTGCTGGCCAAACCCTCACTAGCGCTACCGATTGGCATCAGTTATTAAATGCCTTTGCGGCAGCACATTCAGCCGATATGGCCGTGAGCTATTTTGCTGAGACTGATAGTAAGATCTCTTTGAGTGATGAGCTCACAGTGCCCAACTATGAGCGCAAACTATTTACTGGCAAAATTGAGCGTAACTGGCGTTTAACCAGCTTTAGCGCGCTTAGTTATAATCAAGCATCAGAACACATTACCCCAGGTTTTGAAGATGAAAGCCATGAGCTCGATTGGCTTGGCGAAGAGCAAAGCAACGAACTCAATCAATTTAGTTTTCCAAGAGGAGCAAGGGCGGGGAGTTGCTTACATGCTATTTTTGAGGAGATTGATTTTCAGCATCCTGATACGCACCCAAGCGATCCGAGTAAAAATCTTGGCGCTGTGGTTGAGCAACAACTTCAAAAATATTCAATCGAACCCCATTGGCAACTCGTTGCAGAGCAATGGATAAAGCGCGTATTAAGTACGCCCCTCGATGCTGATGGCTTGAGTTTAAATAAGCTTGGCGCCCAACAATGTTTAATCGAAATGGAGTTTTATTTACCTTTTGAGCGTCTTGATGCCACAGGTATTAATCAAGTACTCGATAGTGTGGCAAGTGAAAGTGTGTTTAAACATAACCTGAAATTTGAAACCATTCAGGGCATGTTAAAAGGTTTTATCGACTTAATATTTGAGTGGCAAGGTAAATACTATGTGCTTGATTATAAATCGAATCATTTAGGTGAGCTGGCGAGCGATTATCAGCAAAGTAATATGGAAGAAGTCATGCAATCGCATCATTACCACTTACAGTATTTGTTATACAGCGTTGCGTTACATCGATTATTAAAAACCCGCTTGGCCGATTACGATATCGAGCAGCATTTAGGGGGTGTTTACTATTTATTTTTGCGAGGCATGGGCGAAGGCGAAGGCATATATTTTAAAAAAATAGCCAAAGAGATCATTTTGCAACTCGACCGTATGTTTGAACAAGCAACTTTAGAGGTGACCTATTAA
- a CDS encoding tetratricopeptide repeat-containing response regulator yields MAAKPLIDYQDKKILIVDDQRSFQTMLKGLLFSIGARNINFANSGESALSQCLETQFDLLFIDYNLGNGKNGRQLLEELRSKDCLAVDAIYMIVSGESTRPMVLGAVEAEPDDYLIKPFSQGLLKTRIHRVYKRKQAMKEALIALKEENYTAAIDLILAVQKEQPRYRQYCAQLLCTIYIKQKQYSLAKRLLNLEISKKRVLWALIALASIAHLNKEYNVALELCNEVLDSNRFRVEAYDIKARCLLALGETKEALKTIKQSVAISPFSFHRQHLLADIARENKAYNSLINACQSLLEMSKRSIHQDISHQLNYIRALFDAAQNSDNEPDKEHYLKETKLALRKAKTDQQLFTDTSFDTFEAMCLARLDALQGNYFDSKKSLCAVQKELEHNESELPLDLYPESIMTLLEIGEFEQAFEQLAVFKTKSDKNTDFVEAIMAEQAGNAEQKIASFDSHNKKGIEEYKKGNFSLAIEEFENALRFAPMNTGSALNLIQALLQVLQHSGSNKVELKQKCLNSFKIVEGLNLPESHFNRCKELKAEYKRINALLG; encoded by the coding sequence TGATTGATTACCAAGATAAAAAAATCCTTATCGTTGATGATCAGCGCTCTTTTCAAACAATGTTAAAGGGCCTGCTGTTCAGCATAGGCGCGCGCAACATAAACTTTGCCAATAGTGGTGAATCTGCCCTATCACAATGCCTTGAAACACAATTCGACTTATTGTTCATCGATTACAATTTAGGGAATGGTAAAAATGGTCGGCAGCTTCTTGAAGAACTTCGTTCAAAAGACTGCTTAGCCGTTGACGCTATTTATATGATAGTGTCGGGCGAAAGTACCCGTCCTATGGTGCTTGGCGCCGTTGAAGCAGAACCTGATGATTATTTAATTAAGCCGTTTTCACAAGGATTGTTAAAAACACGAATTCACCGCGTTTATAAACGAAAACAAGCAATGAAAGAGGCGCTAATTGCTTTAAAAGAAGAAAATTACACAGCAGCCATTGACCTCATTTTAGCTGTGCAAAAAGAACAACCTCGCTATCGGCAATACTGCGCGCAGCTACTTTGCACAATTTATATCAAACAAAAACAATACAGCCTCGCCAAACGTCTGCTTAATCTTGAGATTAGTAAAAAACGCGTTTTATGGGCGTTAATTGCCCTCGCTTCAATTGCGCATTTAAATAAAGAATATAACGTTGCGTTAGAATTATGTAACGAAGTGCTCGATAGCAATCGTTTTCGAGTTGAAGCGTATGATATTAAAGCCCGTTGTTTACTGGCGCTAGGTGAAACAAAAGAAGCGCTAAAAACCATTAAACAAAGTGTGGCGATTTCGCCTTTTTCATTTCATCGTCAGCATTTGTTAGCGGATATTGCGCGAGAAAACAAAGCCTATAACAGCCTGATCAATGCCTGCCAAAGCTTATTAGAAATGAGCAAACGCTCTATTCACCAAGATATTTCGCATCAGCTCAATTATATTCGCGCCCTTTTTGATGCCGCGCAAAATAGTGATAACGAGCCAGATAAAGAACATTATTTAAAAGAAACTAAACTGGCGCTGCGAAAAGCAAAAACCGATCAACAACTTTTCACCGATACCTCGTTTGATACCTTTGAAGCCATGTGTTTGGCGCGTTTAGACGCACTACAAGGCAATTATTTCGATTCGAAAAAATCGCTCTGTGCAGTACAAAAAGAGCTCGAGCATAACGAAAGTGAGCTGCCGTTGGACTTATACCCTGAATCAATAATGACATTGCTTGAAATTGGTGAATTTGAGCAAGCATTTGAACAGCTTGCTGTGTTTAAAACTAAAAGTGATAAAAACACGGACTTTGTTGAAGCTATCATGGCTGAGCAGGCAGGTAATGCTGAACAAAAGATTGCCAGCTTTGATTCTCACAATAAAAAAGGAATTGAAGAATACAAAAAAGGTAATTTTAGTTTAGCTATTGAAGAATTTGAAAATGCGTTGCGCTTTGCACCAATGAACACAGGTAGTGCATTAAATTTAATTCAAGCCTTGTTACAAGTACTGCAACATTCTGGTAGCAATAAAGTCGAGCTGAAACAAAAATGCTTAAACTCTTTTAAGATAGTGGAAGGTTTAAATCTGCCTGAAAGTCACTTTAACCGCTGCAAAGAACTTAAAGCAGAATATAAACGCATCAATGCTTTATTAGGCTAG